The window TTTTTGACAGTGTCGAACCGGACCCAAAAGCGACGACGGTTCTTGAAGCTGTCGCGATCGCGAAATCCGTCAATATCGCTTGTGTGGTCGGCTTCGGTGGCGGCAGCTCAATGGATGTGGCGAAGGTGATTGCGCTGCTGGCACATTCCGAGCAACCAATTGACGAAGCTTACGGTGTTAATCAGGCGACCGGATCGCGGCTACCTCTGGTATTGGTGCCAACCACGGCTGGTACAGGCTCAGAGGTCACAGCAGTGTCCATTCTGACAACAGGCAGCGAAGAGAAAAAGGGCATTGTCAGTCCATTGATTTTACCAGATGTAGCGCTGCTTGACGCAGAGCTGACGCTTGGGTTGCCGCCACATATCACTGCTGCGACAGGCGTGGATGCGATGGTGCATGCGATTGAAGCTTACACATCCAAAAGCGCCAACAATAATCCCCTGTCCCGTATGCTTGCTGTACAGGCTCTGGACCTTTTGGGGGCCAATATCCGTGAAGCCGTGGGCAACGGCAGCAACATCACGGCACGTAGCAATATGCTGTTGGGGTCGATGTTGGCGGGGCAGGCCTTTGCCAATTCGCCTGTGGCGGCAGTGCATGCGTTGGCCTATCCTGTGGGCAGCCTGTTTCACGTCCCGCATGGCCTGTCCAACGCTCTGGTTCTGGCCGAGGTGATGCGCTTCAACGCGCAGGTCTGTGGGGCGGACTACGCCGAGCTGGCACCACATGTTTTCCCCGATATCAATCAGGATCGTCCGACCGAGCAGATTTGCGAAGACTTCATCGCCCGTCTTGTTCAATTGAATATTGATCTGGGGCTAGAGAAAGGGCTCTCGCAGGTCGGGATCGGTGTCGGTGATATTGAACGCCTGTCTTCGGATGCGATGAATCAGACGCGATTGCTGGTCAATAATCCACGCGAAGTCACGTTGGAAGACGCGCGCCGGATTTATGAAGAGGCGCTGTAGCCCGATTCAGCGATGGCAGGGTCGGTCGCTTAAAGCGCATCTGGAA is drawn from Sulfitobacter sp. S223 and contains these coding sequences:
- a CDS encoding iron-containing alcohol dehydrogenase, whose product is MPDFIFNTTPSIRQFTGGATRLGPLLNGLAFAEQRREVMFVTDPGIVKLGLCDPALSSLRDSGFEVTVFDSVEPDPKATTVLEAVAIAKSVNIACVVGFGGGSSMDVAKVIALLAHSEQPIDEAYGVNQATGSRLPLVLVPTTAGTGSEVTAVSILTTGSEEKKGIVSPLILPDVALLDAELTLGLPPHITAATGVDAMVHAIEAYTSKSANNNPLSRMLAVQALDLLGANIREAVGNGSNITARSNMLLGSMLAGQAFANSPVAAVHALAYPVGSLFHVPHGLSNALVLAEVMRFNAQVCGADYAELAPHVFPDINQDRPTEQICEDFIARLVQLNIDLGLEKGLSQVGIGVGDIERLSSDAMNQTRLLVNNPREVTLEDARRIYEEAL